A stretch of Brassica napus cultivar Da-Ae chromosome C6, Da-Ae, whole genome shotgun sequence DNA encodes these proteins:
- the LOC106376550 gene encoding LOW QUALITY PROTEIN: methylsterol monooxygenase 1-1 (The sequence of the model RefSeq protein was modified relative to this genomic sequence to represent the inferred CDS: inserted 4 bases in 4 codons; deleted 1 base in 1 codon; substituted 5 bases at 5 genomic stop codons) — translation MIPYATIEDASLALGRNLTTLESLWFDYSAAKSDYYLYCHNILFLFLLFLIFPRPPLPLVFVELARSASGWFDRYKIQPKVKNSFSDMFRCYRDVMKMFILVVGPLQLVSYPSIRXXXMFDLWLVGVGDFVXXICNWEQMIEIRSGLPLPSFGEIAAQLVVYFLVEDYTNYWVHRFFHSKWGYEKIHHIHHEYTAPIGYXAPYAHWAEVLLLGGSDFLLGPAXAPGHMITFWLWIALRQIEAIETHSGYDFPWTLTXFIPFYGGAEYHDYHHYVGGQSQSNFASXFTYCDYIYGTDKGYRFQKKLLQQIKQESKKSNMQNGGDKLD, via the exons ATGATCCCTTACGCAACGATCGAAGATGCCTCTCTGGCGTTAGGCCGAAACCTCACGACCCTCGAGTCTCTCTGGTTCGATTACTCCGCCGCGAAGTCAGATTACTACCTATACTGCCACAacatcctcttcctcttcctcctcttcctcatctTC CCCCGTCCCCCCCTCCCTCTCGTCTTCGTCGAATTGGCGCGATCCGCCTCGGGATGGTTCGATCGGTACAAGATTCAGCCCAAGGTCAAGAACTCCTTCTCCGACATGTTCCGCTGCTACAGAGACGTGATGAAGATGTTCATCCTCGTCGTCGGCCCTTTGCAGCTCGTCTCTTATCCTTCAATCCGGTAATAATAAATGTTCGATCTTTGGCTTGTGGGTGTTGGAGATTTTGTCTGATGAATCTGTAATTGGGAACAGATGATTGAGATTCGGAGTGGGTTGCCGTTACCGTCGTTTGGGGAGATTGCGGCGCAGTTAGTGGTGTACTTCTTGGTGGAGGACTATACGAACTACTGGGTTCATAGATTCTTTCATTCCAAGTGGGGTTACGAGAAGATTCATCATATACATCATGAGTACACTGCTCCTATTGGGT GCGCTCCTTATGCGCACTGGGCTGAGGTTTTGCTTCTTGGGGGTTCCGACTTTCTTCTTGGACCTG ATGCTCCTGGACACATGATTACCTTCTGGTTGTGGATTGCTTTGCGCCAGATTGAAGCCATTGAGACTCACAGCGG ATATGATTTTCCATGGACACTGA AATTCATTCCATTCTATGGTGGAGCTGAGTATCATGATTACCATCATTACGTTGGAGGACAAAGCCAAAGCAACTTTGCTT GTTTCACTTACTGTGATTACATCTATGGAACTGACAAA GGTTACCGATTCCAAAAGAAGCTTCTTCAGCAG ATCAAGCAGGAGTCCAAGAAGAGCAACATGCAGAATGGAGGAGATAAGTTAGATTAG
- the LOC125588903 gene encoding uncharacterized protein LOC125588903 has translation MPPKNARVARPAAAIPRATRRVTRSASQASSEAESRREGAPENGNPVEMPNVVNAALLAELQRYRDAYGGQLPNGEAAAEAGDNPIPPGAAQNPPPPPPPPAAPAVVQAPGPNYWDMLRHMKSMQTEFFNGKADAIVADNRRRQLERNFASARCPPEFRRDLAAHYLKDDALVWWDEVVERSHGIRLT, from the coding sequence ATGCCTCCCAAGAATGCCAGAGTTGCAAGGCCAGCTGCGGCCATCCCGAGAGCGACACGACGGGTCACCAGGTCTGCGTCTCAAGCCTCCAGCGAGGCAGAAAGCCGAAGAGAGGGCGCACCCGAGAATGGGAACCCAGTGGAAATGCCGAACGTGGTGAATGCAGCGCTCCTGGCAGAACTGCAAAGATACCGTGACGCCTATGGGGGTCAATTGCCCAATGGTGAAGCCGCCGCAGAGGCGGGGGACAACCCCATACCACCTGGGGCGGCCCAGAATCCGCCACCACCGCCACCACCCCCGGCAGCGCCTGCGGTGGTGCAAGCCCCAGGCCCCAACTACTGGGACATGCTGAGACACATGAAGAGTATGCAGACAGAGTTTTTCAATGGAAAGGCCGACGCAATTGTCGCGGATAACAGGAGACGTCAACTCGAGAGGAACTTCGCTTCTGCAAGGTGCCCACCGGAGTTCCGTAGGGACCTGGCTGCTCACTATCTTAAGGACGACGCACTAGTGTGGTGGGACGAAGTGGTCGAAAGGTCACACGGGATACGACTGACCTAG
- the LOC106402630 gene encoding protein LURP-one-related 14 isoform X2: protein MPKNKKTEWQVGDPPISVVGDQFCNPYPMELMVKRKVINFSKDHYQVVDPSGNILLQIDGQAWGFNRKRVMRDPAGFTVLTMRQKGIRWKRKWEVHGGESKDKEDLLFTVQQSSAMSLKTSVDVFLAENSNIKKSSTCDFHASGGYSNISFKVFKSDALIAGVTHKFTWGSYCKGKYNFSVSVNPEVDYAFIIALLVMVDDIENLC, encoded by the exons ATGCCAAAGAACAAGAAAACAGAATGGCAAGTAGGAGATCCTCCCATAAGCGTAGTAGGCGACCAATTCTGTAATCCATACCCAATGGAACTAATGGTGAAGAGGAAAGTTATAAATTTCTCAAAAGATCATTACCAAGTGGTTGATCCTAGTGGGAATATCCTCCTGCAAATTGATGGACAAGCTTGGGGGTTTAACCGTAAAAGGGTTATGCGTGATCCAGCTGGTTTCACAGTCCTCACAATGCGCCAAAAG GGGATTAGGTGGAAGAGGAAATGGGAAGTGCATGGAGGAGAGAGCAAAGATAAAGAAGACTTGCTGTTCACGGTACAGCAATCTTCAGCCATGTCATTGAAAACATCTGTGGATGTTTTCTTGGCTGAGAACAGTAACATCAAGAAGAGCAGTACTTGTGATTTTCATGCTTCTGGTGGATACTCAAATATCTCATTCAAAGTTTTCAAATCTGATGCTCTCATCGCCGGG GTTACGCATAAGTTTACATGGGGAAGTTACTGCAAAGGGAAATATAACTTTAGTGTTAGTGTAAATCCAGAAGTGGATTATGCTTTTATCATTGCTTTGCTTGTTATGGTCGATGACATTGAGAACTTGTGTTAA
- the LOC106402630 gene encoding protein LURP-one-related 14 isoform X1: MPKNKKTEWQVGDPPISVVGDQFCNPYPMELMVKRKVINFSKDHYQVVDPSGNILLQIDGQAWGFNRKRVMRDPAGFTVLTMRQKGIRWKRKWEVHGGESKDKEDLLFTVQQSSAMSLKTSVDVFLAENSNIKKSSTCDFHASGGYSNISFKVFKSDALIAGVGVTHKFTWGSYCKGKYNFSVSVNPEVDYAFIIALLVMVDDIENLC, from the exons ATGCCAAAGAACAAGAAAACAGAATGGCAAGTAGGAGATCCTCCCATAAGCGTAGTAGGCGACCAATTCTGTAATCCATACCCAATGGAACTAATGGTGAAGAGGAAAGTTATAAATTTCTCAAAAGATCATTACCAAGTGGTTGATCCTAGTGGGAATATCCTCCTGCAAATTGATGGACAAGCTTGGGGGTTTAACCGTAAAAGGGTTATGCGTGATCCAGCTGGTTTCACAGTCCTCACAATGCGCCAAAAG GGGATTAGGTGGAAGAGGAAATGGGAAGTGCATGGAGGAGAGAGCAAAGATAAAGAAGACTTGCTGTTCACGGTACAGCAATCTTCAGCCATGTCATTGAAAACATCTGTGGATGTTTTCTTGGCTGAGAACAGTAACATCAAGAAGAGCAGTACTTGTGATTTTCATGCTTCTGGTGGATACTCAAATATCTCATTCAAAGTTTTCAAATCTGATGCTCTCATCGCCGGGGTAGGG GTTACGCATAAGTTTACATGGGGAAGTTACTGCAAAGGGAAATATAACTTTAGTGTTAGTGTAAATCCAGAAGTGGATTATGCTTTTATCATTGCTTTGCTTGTTATGGTCGATGACATTGAGAACTTGTGTTAA